GGGTGGGAAGAAACCGGAATACCCACAATAAACCCACGTAGACATGGGGAGAACAGGTTAACTCCACCACAATACCCTATTTTTGCATGCCATCATCATCTGGGGAAAACTCTTGATTCAGAGCTTGTTGGTTGGTTTCCAGCTCTTCAATTCTTGACTCTGGCAAATCTTCCTGGGATGCTTAACAGAACAGAGctattgttaatgttattaattacatcTGTGCTCCTCCTGCACTGACTGTCTGCTATGACAAGACTCTTCTCTCATGAGCACTGATGTAATACATGTGGCAAACTGCATTACAACCTGAGCTGCAGTCTTTCTCTCACTCTAGAGGAACTTTAAATACTGCCTGAGGATCACTTTGTGTTAGacatgctgcagctgctgttacaAATGCAATTGAAGGAGATGACTGTTAAGAGGATGAAATGATGAGAAACCTCTTTTATCACACCTTTCATCTTTTATAAAAAGAGCACAGAGGTAGGTCACAGGCCAACAatcaaagagacagaaattGTTCAATATGGAGATTGTGAGAGAGATACACCACCACTAGCTATTCAAGAGACCACAGTGGATGATTTTGAAATGCTGATGACATACAGATCAAGCTGTACACTATATACAATAACCTGAAGGCTACATAAGCATACGGATTACCATTTGTAAGAGAATGAATCTGTAGTATAATGCGAGTTTAATGTAACAGGTGAATAATGTGACTCAGAGAATCTCCAGGTAGATGGCTGTTTCTGCATCAGCCACAGCAGCACTCTGCACCTCTCTTGTGCCTCTGACTCCCAAAGCAGCTCGTCTGTCTATTCCtgcaccctctcctcctcttcttctctccccaCCTCTTCTGCCCATTGGGCGGATctgaaaaagagacagatgttgATAATCCTCAAATTCAGGAATGAGGCATTTAGAGATTTTTGTCTACACAATGCCTTCTGTTACAAAGGATTTAACCAGCACTCAGAGAAGAAGTTAATCCAGTACCTGGTTATTATGAACAAAAAGGGGGGTGCAGTTCTGGTATACAAGTTGGTAGCTGCCATTGGTGTAGATATGAGTCACTTCTGTGCAGTTGATATAGAGGGGCATCCTGTCCTGATAAATTCCCAGTCCTTCAGGGTAAACAGCTGGATGCCTACTCAGGACATCTCTGAAAGGAGCAGAATACAAGCAAGTGCTGTATGTGAACCTCACAGCATCCATTTGTGACAATTTCCAGTGAACATTATAAGGGTCAGTTTGCTTCACATACTTTCCAGCTCTCTTtcgacagcagcagaaaataagTGACAGAAGGAATAGGAGCAAGCAGATGGCCACGGCAGGTATCACCATCCACCACAAAGGTGCTGTCTCTGTATATGGACAAAAAGAGCAGCCATTGATCAGTATATGATGTAGAactataataattataattttccctctctgtcataAGTAGAACAACCTGGTCTATGGTTTACACCTGGCCCATTCAGACACATATTGCCACTCATGCCTAATGTATAGTAATAGATTCAGTTAGATATTCCTAGTTATATGATCTGTAACGGCTTTATATGAGGCAATGCAATATTAAAAGATGTGAGGCTGCACTCATAATTCAAGAAAGATACAACAACAAAGTTTTCTTTGCAGCAATTCCTAAGCTTAATCTCTCTTACTTATGTTTTCAAGCTGTGGGCATGTTGCACAGATGTTTCAGCACCACCCTGACAACACAGTGAATAAAGAGGCAGGGCTGTAGTCTTTGTTAGTGTGAAAAAACAGTGCTTTGAACACACCCTCTCCACCCTGCAGCAAAACCAAGGAGTCATTTCCCAGTGCATTGAAGGCAAAGCAGATCACAGTCACAGGTTTTTCCATGCGGCCCCTCAGTGTAGCGATTAGCATGCGAGGCTCTGATGTTATAGACATGTTGTAATCGTGAGATGGCACCGTCCCGTTAACGCTCCAGGTGACCGCTGGTTTGGGGTTGGAGTCGACTGAACAATGACACAGCACCTCCAACTCCTCTACGAcacaggtggaggagagagggaggatgacTGGTTTATCTGGAGGAAAGAAGAGatgctgtttttacactgaAGCCCTTCAACTTATTACACCTATGATAATATTCACCTAATATTctttacattatatttatctAATATAATAAATTTGTTTCACCATATTGAGCTTGGTCAAAAAGGGAATAAGAGTatctcccaaaatgttgaactatgcctaattacattttaattacagtcaaaataaaagaggaaagtGTGCTGAGATGACCCAGTGTGAGGCAAGCACACTGTGACAGTGCTGGGATGTGGTTACAAGGGGTTAGAGGTGCTATGGAGAACAATTCTGGCTACACCCAAACTGTCACAAGTGAAACAAACTTGAAACTTTCAACAAGAAAGGGCAGTAGAAACCACATGAAGTAGGATTACATTGTATGTTCAGTGGTGTGGGCCTGGATTCTCCTCGACCAATCAGGTTCTGCGCTGAGCAGCGGACCCTCATGTCACGAGTCACATTGTACACTCGAACTGTGTGTGTACGCTGGTGGAGGTGCACCGTACGGCCGCGTTGAGTGTAGGACCAGCGGTACTCTGACACTGGAGGGTCAGCTTTACACGAGCAGACGAGCAAGGCACTGCCCCCCTCCTGCACTGTCAGGGACTGCACCTGCACTTTCACTTCTTTTGGTGAAACTATGGAGCCATAAAAAAAGGTTTTAGTGTGAATGAGCCAAGAAAGACAAAGATACAGGTAAAACTCTGCTTACATGTCACATGCAGATCCTTGGAAGTGGCCAGAGTTCTGGCTCCGGGGTAGGTCACCTCACATCTGACTCTGGGTTTCACCTGGTGTGACACAGTAAAGGACAGAGGGGAAAGTAACATCGGCCTGTGGGGCTCCAGGTGGAGCGTCTGCACCTCCCCAGACTCAGTGCTGTTCACACGGGCTCCTCTCTCCCAGCCCCACTGCAGGGCAGGTGGTCTGGAGGGGCAGTGATATCTGACGGAGCAGTTCAAGGTGACCAGCTGTCCCTCTGTGGCAGACAACATGCCGCTGATGACAGGGGCCTCaggtgtgtctgtcagtgagaTAATTCTCCGTCAGTACTCAGTTTTagtactgctgtgtgttttattaaagaCAAATAATAATTCTACACAAGCATGTGGAATCTTTCACAAAAGGCATTACAAAGGCATAAACTAGTCCTAAATTTTTCTACTTATATAAGTTTAAGAGCAATTTAATCAACTAGCCAATGTGTAATTATATTTAAGGTGGCAGACTACACATtaaagcttttctcttttttgacTTCTTTATCTAATTTCTTATGATTGTTTCCCTTTTAattaaatctttcttttttttttttttttttggacaaaatgTCAAAGGTACTTGCCATGATGGTGAGCTGAGGGGAAGATCTGAGAGATTTTGGCTTTTGCAAGCCACTCACAGTCATGTGTTACACTAATATATTTCTGCTCCTGTGCAATGACAATTTTTCCAAAGTCCTACAGCCTGGGCACCCACATGATCTGGTTGAAATATTCAAAACTGAGTAGAACAAGGGCAGCACAATGTCTTCTTTACTCACCAACAACATCCAGACTAAAGCTCCTTGGTTTTCCCCAGAGTAATTCATCACCTCTTTTCAGAGCGATCTCAAACATCCGTGAGTCATCCAGACTGATCCTTTCTATCTTCACTGAGCAGTCTCCATCTGTGATTCGCCCAAAGAGGGATGTCCGGCCTTGGAAATCCCTGCTCACTTGATCCCTGTCCTCGCTGTTAAAAGCGGTGCTCCGGAGAGGAAATAAATGGCCGCCACCTCTGAACCTCAGCCGGACGTCcaccctctccttcctccccctgAGAGGGTGAGGAGCTAGAGGAGTGAAAGAGCAGGGAATCACCACGCAGGAGCCCACCAGAGCTTGGACACGGTCAGGGACTGAGGGTACAGGAGAGACAGCCTGGACCCCCCTCCACAAGGCTGCTGTCATGCGTGACGGAGAACAGAAAATCATTTACCAAGCAGGATGTAACTATGCCCTAATCTAAGTTTACACTTTAATAATGAGAGACGGCAGATTTATTCGTTAACGAGCTATCGAGCCATATAATTGTGCCtcagtatttttcagttttaatttgacatttgtgaAGCAAAAGACAAATGCATAGTCAATTAAAAAGTTCCCAGTCTATATTACAGAGCTCTTCACTTGCaatcaaaaaagtgaatctTCCATAAAGTTTTATTACCACATATATAAATTTCACTCAGCACGAGGTTATTGTATTTCAGTGCACTGTCTGCAAATTCACAATATGACCTAGAAACATTTCGAAACAGATGTATATTTAGAAAAAGGGAAGAGAGTAACTGCACTTTTGGCTCTGGAACTAATTTACTActcctactttttttttattctgtggaCATTATCTAGTCAAATAATAAAATTAGACTTATCTTGATTATTTCAGGGCATGTTTGcatattcattttcaaactgttgtCATCTtcattgagaaaataaatgagcatATGATTgtttaaagcaacagaaaatattCCTATGTGTGAATATAATGTACTTGTCCAGTAGAGTGTGTCCTGCAGGAGACATTCAcagacaaaaagtaaaaatttcTACATCTCTTACAGTAATAATTATGGTAATGACTGAGTGAATAATTAATGTCCCTGAAATTCATACAAAAAACCAAggtaaatgcattaaaaaacataaaagattGAATTACTTACCAAAAATCAGGGGACACACAAGAAAGACAGTGTCCACATGCATGACTGCAACCCTGCTCTGtcagcacagacagagggaaggatGAATAGAGGAGCGAAGAGGGGGAAGTGGGATTGTTTCATTGTGCTCCTAGTACTATGACTTCACTTTGATTCCCCCTCTTAAATTTCCAATGATTTGTCTATCTATCAATTCATCATATTCTTTTGAGTTATATTTTAATGGCTGACAGTATCCTTTCACAATCAATATATAAGTATAGATTTAAAAGTCAGTTACGCATTTCAAAAGATCCAAATAATCTTTCAAGTGGTGGAACTGGGAATTGTTTGCTGGGGAAAGAAAGACCTCAGCAAGTATTTGTGAGACAACACATGACAATGGGTGAGTCACTCTCATGCTGTTGGCCATTTCCTCAAAGGCTACAACAACTAAATGTGTTCATTTCTGATTCCCTCTGTCTGCACAGGCCGTCCTAACCAAACCTCTGTAGTGATAACGATAAAAAAAGCTCCATAGAAAGTTGAATAAAACAGATTAATGATTAACTTATCTGCCTGACAGTGATTTATTGCCGTGCTGTCAACAATAAATATCCATCAAAGTCTGTAGGTCATCACAGTTAAGTAAAGGGGTCAAAGAGAAGGCAAAAAGTGGCATGCTAAAACATTTGTATTTCAACAACAGGCTGTTCACAAAAGTTTACACTACAACAGATCCCTCTGGTCAAAAcaatcttttaaaaatgtaatttttcagttttgcattttgaagtCACAATATGTTATGAATATGTGCTATAGttcaatatttttctttactctgtTACTTCCCACTCATTGCCACCTAGAAGGGATTGGCATGTTTCTGTATGATCAAATGAAACCGAATCAGGCAGGAGTTGAATACTTGAACTATATGGACTATGGACCCTTTGAAAGCTTGTTTGAATTGTTGCCCAAGTCATGATACTCCACCTCCCTGCACCTTAAGACagaacacaaacagttttttgCGCCAATACTCATGACTGCAACGGCCATACTAGACAAGGGGGAAATTGAAACAGAACataagaataaaatatttctttaaggTAAGAATTTCAATTAATGTGCATGGTAATATTTGAGCAGaattctttgttgttttccatgCTGTAGTTTGCAGAGTGTGGTGAGAGTTTCAGTGTGTTCTTCAGACAGAGTGTGGTATCCGTTCTTTTGAAGCTTTAATCATTATTAGTATCAAATCTtgtatttactttgtttttagcACCATTTTCTGAAGTCATGAACTCAGCTCAGAAGCTGCTTTGGTCTCAGAGAGACTTGCTGCTGAACTGGACATGTGAACACCCAGCACCCTTGCTGCGCTGGTTGCATGATGCTGAGGTGCTCTCCTCTCCCCAATACCTGTCTCTGCTGGAGAGGTCATCTTCCAATGCTGTGGCCCAGGCTCTAGAGACAGTATGTGCCACTGAGGAGAGCAGCCAAAAGTTCCTACTGGTGCTGAGGGAGGTGCAGGATTATTACTGCGGGGACCTGCAGGTCTGGGTGGAGAGACACTGCAGGAATGATGCCATCAGTAAACCAGCAGCTGCACCTGTAAAAGTTGAAGGTGAGGTTGCTTTAAAATACTGGTGATGACTGTTGTGGATTGGTATCAGTATTTATCTAAGTAAGTGCATTAGTTAAAAGATTGGTgaataatattatttttcaaaacCTTGCAAAGTGAGGGACAAAAGACAATTAAGTTCAATTGGCTGGGTAACACAGGTGTGAGAAGATTATTAACAGGGTACAATCAACTGTGATGTCTTGCCAAGTAATTTTTACTGACTTGGGCAATGAAGGAGtgtaaaagcataaaaaatatatagctCAGCAATGATAAGTTAAGTTTTCATGCTACTGATGGCGCTCTTGTGATCTCAGcaactactggatggactgccagacattcatgatccctGAGggtgacttttcctctagcattACTAGCAGCTCAAAGCTTTCACTTATTCTACTACATCATCTGCATCTACTACATCTACAAGACAAATGGCACCAAAATTAgcagttttgagtgaaatgtctcaacaactgtcAGAAGGATTACTGTGACAATTGGTATATAGATTAATGTCCCAATCTAAGAATGAATtgtaatgactttgatgatctctaatttttcatttggtgccatcatcaggtcaaaacaGTAATACTTTGTCTAAAACTTTGGTCTGGAATAACAAGATTAGACAATTAGATTTCCATCAACGTAATTAGCATATTACCATGCTTACATGCTAAGATCCTAAACATGGAAGACATTATACCTTCTAAACATAAGCAAGGTGATTCTAAGTAGAGTCTTGCAGAGTTGCTAGTGTATGCTGTCAATCTGACATTTTCAATCAAATTCATGGTATCTGAACAAACGTGAATTTACACCACGTAGTATATCATATGTGTTATTTACTATATGAATTCTGTAGCATCCACAGATAAGAAGCCTAAAGGCCCATTTGCAAAACTACTCAAAGGAAAGAGCAAGGGATTCACCCTAACTCCTGAGATTAAAGGTATGGATTTATTACTTGACCAAAAACTAGATTTTtgaatactgtatatattatttatattgtttttcctTACTAGtgataaaaatatgtattttccCATGACTTGTTCTTACTAtcttaaatatatttaagtgaaatatcTGTTTATTATGCAGCTAAAGAAGAACTGAAACCTAACAGACATGTAAAGTTGGCCAACATCCGAGGTACTGTACAGGTGGACTAGATAAGTATTTATCTTATAGAAAACTGAAGAGTATTTTGGTTTCAAACTTGTTGACAGTATGTTTCACTTTCTTATGTACCACTGCAGTTCCCATTTCTGCTCATAAAACAACCCTACTGAAACGCACAGAGCAGTTGAAGTGTTATTCAGAAGGCGATGGAGTGTCTTCAAACTCAGCTTCTTACATCGAGATCCGCTACACTGACCTTTTTGTAACAGAAGATAATGACTTAGTTGACAGCAGGCAACACGAGTACTTTGACCTGGCAAGCAGACGAGCTCGCATCTATGTCCACCAGGCCTGCCAGCGCATTCGGCCGTGCCATCTGTTGAGCCCCGAAGGAACATCAGGAAGGCCCCCGAAAAGGGTTAAAGTGAAAGGTATTGCTGGTATTGGAAAGAGTGTAGCAGTACAGAGGCTGGTCTATGAGTGGGCAATTGGGAAGAGCATGCGTGAATTCACCTGTGTTTTTGACCTGCGCTTCAGAGAGCTTAATCTGATTGAAGCACCACTGAGCTTACTGGAGCTCCTTGGGGAACGGTTCCGCTACCTGAAGCCGATTTTATGTGACCTTTTCAGCTCACCGGGCTCTTTGCTCTTCATCTTAGACGGATTAGATGAGTTCAGATTCCCCTTGGACTGGGACGGTCCTGGCAAAAACATTGATGTGGATTCAAAAGTGCCAGTGTCAGAGCTGATGGTGGCTTTAATCAAGGGAAGCTTTCTCCCAGAGGCGTCAGTGATTCTCACGACAAGACCATCTACTGTAGCTCCCAAGCATTTCTTCCAAAGGTGTTGTGTGGTCCTGGGCTTTGAGGAGGACCAGGTGAAGGAATATACCAGCAAGTTCTACAAAGACAGTGAAGTTGCTGAAAAAGTCTACGATTACATTTTGAACAATGACAACCTTTTTGTGCTGTCCTTCATCCCTCTGTACTGCTACATAATCTGCACCGCTATGGTTGAGTTCTTCTCTTCGGGGACTCAAGATGATGGTGACTCAAAGTCTCTGGAGCTGAATCCACCCAGGACAGTCAGCGAGGTTTACTTCTGCTACCTGTTTACAGCAGTCAAGCACCATGCACTGAGGGGGAGTGCAGACAGAAGCACACCTAGATCTGAGGTTCTCTCTCTAGCTAAACAACAACTGACAAACTTGGGTAAAATGGCTTATGAAAACCTTCTACAGAAGAAGATAATGTTCGACAGAGCAGATTTGGAGAAGTATGGTGTTACACCTGCTGATGTTCAGAGCACCTTTCTCTGTCACATTCTCCAGCCTCTCAAAGAGGAGACTGTGGAGATGTTTTCGTTCTTCCACTTGACTGTTCAAGAACATCTGGCTGCAATTTACTGTGCAATCAACCTCTTTAGCCAGGAGGACATAATCCAAGCTCTAGACTTCTGGTGCTTTGGGATACGTCCACCATCTTCAACTGCTGCACCCTTGCAAAACACAGACCTCAACATGGACAAGCTGGAGAGCCTCCAGATGTTCACACGCTTCTTCATGGGAATGCTGCGAGCACGGCTGGCAGGTCATTTGGATGGCCTTATTCTATCCCCCATGGAGCAAGGGGATGGCATCCCTGCTACGCTGGGTTTGTGGTTCCAAGATCAGTTTAAAAGCAGGAAGCTGGAAAACCAGACAGCCCTAAATCTTCTCCATTGCCTGATGGAGTTTCACATGAAGGAAGCCACCAGCATCGCAGCACCCGAGATCAAGAAGCTCAACCTGTTTAAAATGAAGCTGAGTGTTGTGGACTGCGCAGCGATGCACTACGTGCTGCAGTTCTCCCCACACAAGCTGCAGGAACTCAACTTAGGTTACTCCAACATTGGAAACAGAGGACTAAACAGACTGGGGCCAATCCTACATCGCTGTGAATCTCTCTAGTGAGTAACTGATTTTACATCAAACTGTCAAATAGGCAAGACTAACCATTGAATACTGGGAAAACAAGCCTGGTTTTGAATTTCCTGGCTATGTGGAGTTTGCATCTTCTCCCTGCATCTGCATGCTTTTCTGTCTTAATGTTCACTCTAATGCATGCTGTGACAGACTGCAGCTCCCCTGTGAGGCTAACTATAACATGCATTATGAAGATGAATAAATGGACTGCCAAAAACAATGTTGGCCTAATGTTCTTTTATTCTCTTACAGTTTGAGATACAACTGCCTGGACAAGCAAGCAGCTATTTTAGAATCTGCGATTCTGAAATCGAATGAGTGCCAAGTGAAGAAGCTCTTGTAAGTTATTACAGAGTATTTTATTACAGCTACTGTAACACTTCTGAAAAATATAGATTAAAAGTTCAGAGCTATGAGGGTGTAACTGTCCTAGAACGCATAAATTAGCAAATCCTGAGGGGACACCACATAAAATGCAATTTAATATCTTTTCTATGGTCTTATGATGAAAGAATAATGTAAACccaaacattttttaacatgATTTGGATCCAGCTAAGtggcagaaaatgaaataatgaactAATCATCTAGTTTTTGCTAAAACTGAAACTTGCTCAATAGCCTTAGTAATGAGCCTCTTAGGTAATGTAGCTAACAGCTCAGTGACAGTAGTGACTTTGTTTGCTGCAGGTGTAATGTCCTTGACTGAAACCCCACAAAAAACAGCCTGTTGTGTGCACAGTCCATTGATGCAGCAGTGTCACTTGTAGTTTACAGGATGCATTATAAAAAGTCCTGACCCTATCCTGACCCATCTGCTTTACATATATAACTGCAACACAATGCTTATattcacatgtacagtatgtgtggcaATAACCTGGGTCCAGAGGGGGTTTTGGAGCTGTGGAACGCTCTGGAGCACAACACCACTGTGGAGGAACTCTATCTAGACATCACTGGCatcacagagagaggaacagaaaacattGTCAACTGCCTCAGCAAAAACACCTCTCTGAAGACACTGACGTAAGATTGAAACATGACATCTTCTGCTGTCTTCTCAGTGTTATAATGCATGAAAACACTGCCATCTAGTGTGTGTTattagaatgaaataaaatactcCTACCTGGTGATTTTCTCCCTCATCAGCATTGTAGGGAATGACATTGgagaggtggggaggaggaggctgaaggAGCTGGAGCAACGTCGGCCGGGACTCCGGATAATTGCAAACTTTGTGGATGACCTTGGATTACTTCAGGCCTACCTGGACTGGGTGGGGGAGATCCGGGCTGACAGAGACCAGATGGACTCAGTGAAGAATGCAGACGCCCTGCAGTCAGTACTGAAGGGGCTCCAGGTGGCAGGAGAACAGgtggagaaaggagagaataCAGAAAAAGCCAAGAAGCTCCAGATGCAGATTGTGGAGCTGCTGAGGTCTTCTACAGATCTGACTGGATGAAGATGACCACAAGTTATTCTGCATTATTTCATGTGAGGGCAGGGTTCCCTCTTTAACTTAAAGattatcattgtcattattttttagcATACAGCAGTCGAGTCATTGAGAGTGCAAACAATAAGGAAGTAAAGCCAATGtgaattaaacacaaattattAGTTGAAATGCTAAAATACTTGGTCTGTTTTGTAACATGATACTGTAAATTAAGAAGAGACAAACAAATGGGATGAGGATGCTGATTTTTACTTTCAGACATTCAAGAAGCATTGAACTGCAGACTGTTCTGAATTTTGACTTACATTTAGAATTTGTAAGAGAGACTGGATGATAATGACACTCACTGTGTGAATTAGTGGCCAAAGAGTTTCCCTTTGTTAATGAACACTTGTTAAGTGACAAGTTTTTACATTCTCATATTAAGTACAGGGTGTGCAGCTATGTGGTAGGAAATGTGCTGCAAAGATCACCCACCTACTTGCACTTGTGCAAGTTCCTCAGTTTCAACATAAGCAATTCCAAACTTGAATTGCAACCTCACTTCAAAGGAGCTTGACTTGCCTTTGCATCTTGTAACTAACTGGACCACAGATCTGATGAAAATGTGAGTAATTTTAACTTTAATAAGAATCATATGAAAAAGTCAACATTTAGAGTTAAACTTTAATTCACTAGTCTTTAGCCCAATCAAATATTTGGAAAatttgaaaggaaaacaaaataaattacagacaGCTATTGATAGCTGTGAGAACTTTCTTGGCAGTCAATTATGGTTTTGTGACATTGGTCGACATTGATCTTGAATGTACATTTAGTTGGCAGTGCAGTAGGCAATACTAGAGGTACGCTAAAACGAGTGCAGTCTAATACAAAAATCCTGCAGTAGatcctaccttcatgaaggctggaatatttagtttttatgaaCACTGTTCTAGAGATCGATTTATGCTGGTTTGTGGTTTTGGTGTACTTTACTGCACTATACAAAAAGGTGTACGGCCTACCCTCATTGATATGAACGGGATGGACACAATAATGGAAACACCTGTCCGTATAACACAATAATATTGAACAGAACCACAAACTGCAGaaacaaactataaaataaCCACATAGTTGAATGAATGCCTCTGTAAatcaatttcaataaaaactgaacattataaccacGAGTAAGGATTTATTGCATTTGTGCTAGGTTTTCATAATAAACTGCCCATTGAGTGTATTGTTGATTAAAAAGTAAGTGTAAATGTTACATAAAACAACATATGAGTAcatcacatttttgtcacagtCTCCTTTAGCAAATCacttcctgatttttttttttttgttatcttcATCTCACCCTCTGTACCCTGTCAAAAGAGAGTTCTCACGGAGACTATCTTGTTAAGAGTTGTGTGACaaacagttgtttgtttgtttttgcatgtcAGGTCATGGGACAACTTTTCATATAactttctcaaatgtgaaaGGAATGTAAAAATTAGAacgtgttgttgttttttttttttttttttttttgttgtgacGTATGCCCTCAAGTGCCATAAACATATTGTGTGAATCCTGTGCAATttaatttgaacatttaaaaaaatgtaagtgTTGCTTTTCCATgttgataaatattttttaaatatgtaggTCCAACCAAAAATACTGTCCATCTGAGACTTGAAATGTCACGCTCAGTAATGGCCTTCAAATCATATCATTTTAGGGATGAAATGTAACAAGCATGTAAACTGTTCCATCTGCATTCTCCAGATTGTTTTACACTTGGGTTTCTGCCTCCTCTAACAAACAAAGATGGCTGGAGCTCTGAATTTCCTTCTTACTGGCTGTCTGCTCCAAGGTGAGAtcgtatttatttatatttggaATAGTAACTATACATCTATGTATACATCTAAATATGCCCAGAAAATATGTAACAGAAAGGCATTAGAGCCATAAAATATCCTTGCTACTGTAAGGTTTGTGTGTGCTCTTCTTCAACACTGGTCTTTTATATTTCAGGTGCCC
The window above is part of the Lates calcarifer isolate ASB-BC8 linkage group LG15, TLL_Latcal_v3, whole genome shotgun sequence genome. Proteins encoded here:
- the LOC108899489 gene encoding B-cell receptor CD22 encodes the protein MHVDTVFLVCPLIFAALWRGVQAVSPVPSVPDRVQALVGSCVVIPCSFTPLAPHPLRGRKERVDVRLRFRGGGHLFPLRSTAFNSEDRDQVSRDFQGRTSLFGRITDGDCSVKIERISLDDSRMFEIALKRGDELLWGKPRSFSLDVVDTPEAPVISGMLSATEGQLVTLNCSVRYHCPSRPPALQWGWERGARVNSTESGEVQTLHLEPHRPMLLSPLSFTVSHQVKPRVRCEVTYPGARTLATSKDLHVTFSPKEVKVQVQSLTVQEGGSALLVCSCKADPPVSEYRWSYTQRGRTVHLHQRTHTVRVYNVTRDMRVRCSAQNLIGRGESRPTPLNIQYKPVILPLSSTCVVEELEVLCHCSVDSNPKPAVTWSVNGTVPSHDYNMSITSEPRMLIATLRGRMEKPVTVICFAFNALGNDSLVLLQGGEETAPLWWMVIPAVAICLLLFLLSLIFCCCRKRAGKDVLSRHPAVYPEGLGIYQDRMPLYINCTEVTHIYTNGSYQLVYQNCTPLFVHNNQIRPMGRRGGERRRGGEGAGIDRRAALGVRGTREVQSAAVADAETAIYLEIL
- the LOC108899487 gene encoding NLR family CARD domain-containing protein 3 isoform X1 → MNSAQKLLWSQRDLLLNWTCEHPAPLLRWLHDAEVLSSPQYLSLLERSSSNAVAQALETVCATEESSQKFLLVLREVQDYYCGDLQVWVERHCRNDAISKPAAAPVKVEASTDKKPKGPFAKLLKGKSKGFTLTPEIKAKEELKPNRHVKLANIRVPISAHKTTLLKRTEQLKCYSEGDGVSSNSASYIEIRYTDLFVTEDNDLVDSRQHEYFDLASRRARIYVHQACQRIRPCHLLSPEGTSGRPPKRVKVKGIAGIGKSVAVQRLVYEWAIGKSMREFTCVFDLRFRELNLIEAPLSLLELLGERFRYLKPILCDLFSSPGSLLFILDGLDEFRFPLDWDGPGKNIDVDSKVPVSELMVALIKGSFLPEASVILTTRPSTVAPKHFFQRCCVVLGFEEDQVKEYTSKFYKDSEVAEKVYDYILNNDNLFVLSFIPLYCYIICTAMVEFFSSGTQDDGDSKSLELNPPRTVSEVYFCYLFTAVKHHALRGSADRSTPRSEVLSLAKQQLTNLGKMAYENLLQKKIMFDRADLEKYGVTPADVQSTFLCHILQPLKEETVEMFSFFHLTVQEHLAAIYCAINLFSQEDIIQALDFWCFGIRPPSSTAAPLQNTDLNMDKLESLQMFTRFFMGMLRARLAGHLDGLILSPMEQGDGIPATLGLWFQDQFKSRKLENQTALNLLHCLMEFHMKEATSIAAPEIKKLNLFKMKLSVVDCAAMHYVLQFSPHKLQELNLGYSNIGNRGLNRLGPILHRCESLYLRYNCLDKQAAILESAILKSNECQVKKLFMCGNNLGPEGVLELWNALEHNTTVEELYLDITGITERGTENIVNCLSKNTSLKTLTIVGNDIGEVGRRRLKELEQRRPGLRIIANFVDDLGLLQAYLDWVGEIRADRDQMDSVKNADALQSVLKGLQVAGEQVEKGENTEKAKKLQMQIVELLRSSTDLTG
- the LOC108899487 gene encoding NLR family CARD domain-containing protein 3 isoform X2; amino-acid sequence: MNSAQKLLWSQRDLLLNWTCEHPAPLLRWLHDAEVLSSPQYLSLLERSSSNAVAQALETVCATEESSQKFLLVLREVQDYYCGDLQVWVERHCRNDAISKPAAAPVKVEASTDKKPKGPFAKLLKGKSKGFTLTPEIKAKEELKPNRHVKLANIREQLKCYSEGDGVSSNSASYIEIRYTDLFVTEDNDLVDSRQHEYFDLASRRARIYVHQACQRIRPCHLLSPEGTSGRPPKRVKVKGIAGIGKSVAVQRLVYEWAIGKSMREFTCVFDLRFRELNLIEAPLSLLELLGERFRYLKPILCDLFSSPGSLLFILDGLDEFRFPLDWDGPGKNIDVDSKVPVSELMVALIKGSFLPEASVILTTRPSTVAPKHFFQRCCVVLGFEEDQVKEYTSKFYKDSEVAEKVYDYILNNDNLFVLSFIPLYCYIICTAMVEFFSSGTQDDGDSKSLELNPPRTVSEVYFCYLFTAVKHHALRGSADRSTPRSEVLSLAKQQLTNLGKMAYENLLQKKIMFDRADLEKYGVTPADVQSTFLCHILQPLKEETVEMFSFFHLTVQEHLAAIYCAINLFSQEDIIQALDFWCFGIRPPSSTAAPLQNTDLNMDKLESLQMFTRFFMGMLRARLAGHLDGLILSPMEQGDGIPATLGLWFQDQFKSRKLENQTALNLLHCLMEFHMKEATSIAAPEIKKLNLFKMKLSVVDCAAMHYVLQFSPHKLQELNLGYSNIGNRGLNRLGPILHRCESLYLRYNCLDKQAAILESAILKSNECQVKKLFMCGNNLGPEGVLELWNALEHNTTVEELYLDITGITERGTENIVNCLSKNTSLKTLTIVGNDIGEVGRRRLKELEQRRPGLRIIANFVDDLGLLQAYLDWVGEIRADRDQMDSVKNADALQSVLKGLQVAGEQVEKGENTEKAKKLQMQIVELLRSSTDLTG